A portion of the Armatimonadota bacterium genome contains these proteins:
- a CDS encoding RDD family protein, which yields MSRQVTVVTPENVRIEYELAGLASRAGAAIIDLLLQGLLILVVMSVRVLLSEYGKWPGTSWANALLAIASFVMWYGYYVYFETAWNGQSPGKRYARMRTIREGGMPIDFASAAVRNLVRIVDMIPGIYLVGLISVLSSNRNKRLGDFAAGTLVVKERSEWMRDQVRQSQEEVTPAQYPEAEYVRNIELVSPDEFEAIQRFVERKAELDETVREQLASKMAAPLMAKLGIEDNNQIGYSNILTEIYNKCIAQRGMR from the coding sequence TTGTCGAGACAAGTAACGGTAGTTACACCCGAAAATGTCAGGATAGAATATGAACTGGCTGGGCTGGCATCGCGCGCGGGCGCTGCGATTATAGACCTGCTGCTTCAGGGTCTGCTTATATTGGTTGTTATGAGTGTTCGCGTGCTCTTATCCGAATATGGCAAGTGGCCGGGGACATCCTGGGCAAACGCGCTGCTGGCAATCGCGTCGTTTGTGATGTGGTACGGATATTACGTCTACTTCGAGACCGCGTGGAACGGCCAGTCGCCCGGCAAACGTTACGCCCGAATGCGCACTATACGCGAAGGCGGAATGCCAATAGATTTCGCAAGCGCCGCCGTTCGAAACCTGGTGCGGATAGTCGATATGATCCCCGGCATTTATCTGGTCGGTTTGATATCCGTCCTCTCAAGCAATAGAAACAAGCGTCTGGGCGATTTCGCGGCAGGCACACTGGTAGTAAAGGAACGCAGCGAGTGGATGCGGGACCAAGTGAGGCAGAGTCAAGAAGAAGTAACTCCTGCCCAATACCCAGAGGCTGAATATGTGCGCAATATCGAGCTTGTCAGCCCGGATGAGTTTGAAGCGATACAGAGATTTGTCGAGCGAAAAGCCGAGTTGGACGAAACCGTACGCGAACAGCTTGCATCCAAAATGGCCGCCCCGCTGATGGCTAAGCTGGGGATTGAAGACAATAATCAGATAGGCTATTCCAATATACTTACCGAAATTTACAATAAGTGCATCGCTCAGAGAGGCATGAGATAA
- a CDS encoding GAF domain-containing protein has protein sequence MRQIFDISRNALETESPHNISQTSMHSDRRHLEEIASLYEVGQAIDPHDVMPLLNTVVMKAAAVMDAQTCSLMLMDPDENALIIKSSYGLADDIVHGARIALGTGIAGRVAQTGEPVLIEDVSHDPRFKDGVKPRPGVSGSMCVPLKDEDGYVKGVLSIRRHKPKPPFTQDDLKLFCIFATHASLAISNAHLNSRLNRKIEEMSRISVVLRAINSTLDLENVLNQIVESITDIVGFDRCCVYLLDARANEFIAGARKGYGKKDRITERVKIGEGVIGLAAKEQIPIFSQGSPFEPNQQGAGEFLAAPIVVRDMTIGVVVADNSLNNKAIEPEHVDLLATFVSQAGIAVENARLYEAMEEKYAELNVLYEHSRNISAAYGLDNASQMLVQTSAKAVGCDGAGLLLFDTKRGHLVPKALSGGLQLLASGIEAAAKTKKTVDFVRELKSPLLISPKNISNNDNNSELLKTLARGKATLMLAPLIAEDTTIGAIVLYRSKGEEFQGTELKLVSIMASHAATVLKNAMTYEQKMRQRVLEMSALYEFSKKISSAANLEEALDSILAIVSDLADYDEAFIYAVDHDAGIASVKAARSRGEKGSVPPDERLDSTSVISWAVSEQKAIVSPDIDIDPRFNTERMHKVRSLMAIPLILQDEVVGVMSVHNYSPNQYSDDDVRVLSIIASQGAAIYKELEALSALTSYTDNILSSIAAGVVTLDSDGMILTWNTAAENIVGISVERIVGRHYEEAMNCLRVEESERQSLQTSIERVFKTGETYQGYKLAFHPTSGGNEVYINVSVSQLLNSAGEQLGLVIIFEDITREIKMEDDFRRMGELAAVGQLAASIAHELRNPLSSIKGAAQFIQKEYEEEPAIVEFLGIIVDEVNGLNRLTTEFLDFARPMQLELKPTCINDIVEKTLHLMSVHITDSNVIVKESLAESVPEIQADDSQLEQVLKNMIINSLQAMPEGGMLTIETGAMPTGGAYISVSDTGVGIAQDKIERIFQPFFTTKTKGTGLGLSVVHKIIENHGGRIEVSSKPNKGTKFKIVLPRSRTYSTIAADYDQTMERRM, from the coding sequence ATGCGGCAAATATTCGATATTTCCCGCAATGCTCTGGAAACCGAATCACCTCATAACATCTCACAGACATCCATGCATTCAGATCGCAGGCATCTTGAGGAAATAGCGTCCCTTTATGAGGTCGGTCAGGCAATAGACCCGCACGATGTAATGCCGCTGCTGAACACCGTAGTAATGAAAGCCGCAGCAGTGATGGATGCTCAGACCTGCTCGCTGATGCTTATGGACCCTGACGAGAACGCTCTGATCATCAAGTCCAGCTATGGCCTTGCCGATGACATTGTCCACGGAGCCAGAATCGCTCTGGGAACCGGGATCGCGGGCAGAGTTGCTCAGACCGGCGAACCAGTGCTTATTGAAGATGTATCGCACGACCCGAGGTTCAAAGACGGTGTAAAGCCCAGGCCCGGAGTCAGCGGGTCAATGTGCGTGCCTCTTAAGGACGAAGACGGCTACGTAAAGGGTGTTCTGAGCATCAGGCGCCACAAGCCGAAACCTCCGTTTACCCAGGACGATTTGAAACTCTTCTGTATATTTGCGACCCATGCTTCGCTTGCGATATCCAATGCTCATCTCAACTCAAGGCTCAACCGCAAGATCGAAGAAATGTCGCGTATATCCGTAGTCCTGCGGGCTATCAACTCCACGCTTGATCTGGAAAACGTGCTCAACCAGATTGTCGAGAGCATCACGGATATTGTAGGCTTCGACAGGTGCTGCGTATATCTGCTGGATGCCAGGGCAAATGAGTTCATTGCCGGAGCGCGCAAAGGCTACGGCAAAAAGGACCGTATTACCGAGCGCGTAAAAATCGGCGAAGGCGTAATAGGTCTGGCGGCAAAGGAACAGATCCCGATTTTTTCTCAGGGCTCTCCTTTCGAACCAAATCAACAGGGCGCGGGCGAGTTTCTGGCGGCTCCGATTGTGGTGCGAGATATGACCATCGGAGTGGTCGTAGCGGACAACTCCCTGAATAACAAAGCAATCGAACCCGAGCATGTCGATCTTTTGGCGACATTCGTAAGCCAGGCAGGGATCGCAGTAGAAAATGCGCGGCTTTACGAGGCAATGGAGGAGAAATACGCCGAGTTGAATGTCCTCTACGAGCACAGCCGGAATATCAGCGCAGCCTACGGCCTGGATAATGCGTCTCAGATGCTGGTGCAGACTTCGGCAAAAGCAGTCGGATGCGACGGCGCAGGGCTACTCCTTTTCGACACAAAACGCGGGCATCTGGTCCCGAAAGCTTTATCCGGCGGACTTCAACTGCTTGCTTCCGGCATTGAAGCAGCCGCAAAGACAAAAAAAACAGTCGATTTCGTGCGCGAACTCAAGTCTCCACTGCTGATATCTCCGAAAAATATCAGCAATAATGACAATAACTCAGAGCTGCTGAAAACTCTTGCGAGAGGCAAGGCTACACTGATGCTTGCCCCGCTTATTGCCGAGGACACGACTATAGGCGCGATCGTGCTCTATAGAAGTAAAGGTGAGGAGTTTCAGGGCACGGAGCTAAAACTTGTATCCATAATGGCGTCACACGCCGCGACAGTCCTCAAGAATGCCATGACATATGAGCAAAAGATGCGCCAGCGCGTGCTTGAGATGAGTGCCTTGTACGAATTCTCCAAAAAGATCAGCTCTGCGGCAAACCTCGAAGAGGCTCTCGATTCGATCCTCGCGATTGTATCAGACCTGGCGGATTATGATGAAGCGTTTATTTATGCCGTCGACCATGATGCCGGTATTGCCTCGGTAAAGGCGGCCAGATCCCGCGGCGAAAAAGGATCAGTACCGCCGGATGAGCGGCTCGATTCGACAAGCGTAATAAGCTGGGCTGTAAGCGAGCAAAAGGCAATCGTCTCACCGGATATCGACATCGACCCGAGGTTCAACACCGAGCGAATGCACAAGGTCCGCTCTTTGATGGCGATCCCGCTCATTCTCCAGGACGAGGTCGTCGGAGTTATGAGCGTACACAACTACAGCCCGAATCAGTATTCGGACGATGATGTGCGGGTGCTGTCAATAATCGCAAGCCAGGGCGCAGCGATATATAAAGAGCTTGAAGCCCTCAGCGCTCTCACCAGCTACACAGATAATATACTGAGCAGCATTGCCGCGGGAGTCGTCACTCTCGATTCGGACGGCATGATCCTCACATGGAACACTGCAGCCGAGAATATTGTCGGGATCAGCGTGGAAAGGATCGTAGGGCGTCACTACGAGGAGGCAATGAACTGCCTCAGGGTCGAGGAGTCCGAGAGACAGAGCCTGCAAACGTCAATCGAGCGCGTCTTTAAGACAGGCGAAACATACCAGGGATATAAACTCGCTTTCCACCCGACCAGCGGCGGTAATGAGGTCTACATAAACGTCAGCGTATCTCAGCTGCTAAACAGTGCAGGCGAACAGCTTGGTCTGGTTATCATATTTGAAGATATCACCCGTGAGATCAAGATGGAGGACGACTTCAGGCGCATGGGAGAGCTGGCGGCAGTCGGCCAACTCGCGGCCAGTATCGCGCACGAGCTAAGAAATCCGCTCAGCTCCATAAAGGGCGCCGCGCAGTTCATACAGAAGGAGTATGAGGAGGAACCTGCGATTGTCGAGTTCCTTGGGATTATCGTCGACGAGGTCAATGGCCTTAACCGGCTCACGACCGAGTTTTTGGATTTCGCCCGGCCCATGCAGCTTGAGCTCAAACCAACCTGCATCAACGACATCGTCGAAAAGACTCTGCACCTGATGAGCGTGCATATCACAGACAGCAATGTGATCGTCAAAGAGAGCCTGGCGGAGTCCGTCCCGGAGATTCAGGCAGACGACAGCCAGCTCGAGCAGGTGCTCAAAAATATGATCATCAACTCGCTGCAGGCCATGCCCGAGGGCGGCATGCTCACGATAGAGACCGGAGCAATGCCCACCGGCGGAGCGTATATATCGGTAAGCGATACGGGGGTCGGGATAGCGCAGGATAAGATAGAGCGCATCTTCCAGCCGTTCTTTACAACTAAGACGAAGGGCACCGGCCTGGGTTTGAGTGTGGTACACAAAATAATCGAAAACCATGGCGGACGAATAGAAGTGTCGAGTAAGCCGAATAAAGGCACGAAATTCAAGATAGTACTGCCGCGCTCCAGAACCTACTCGACCATTGCAGCGGACTACGATCAAACGATGGAGCGAAGAATGTAG
- a CDS encoding sigma-54 dependent transcriptional regulator: protein MSKKTGNILVVDDEPNIRRVLEAVLTKEGHKVLTAENGRKGKEVLQKNTDVDVLISDLIMPDINGVELLAAAKEIVPGISVLMITAHGTIKSAVDAMKLGALDYIPKPFDLDEIKIVVKNALERRGMNQDSRPSAPRHHTGKKTISKIDNIVGSSPAMEEVLEMIDRVKDSRASVLIRGESGTGKEGVARALHFGSVRAKEPFVPVACVALSEQLLQSELFGHEKGSFTGAIDRKKGRFETANHGTLFLDEIGDIPPTVQMMLLRVLQEREFERVGGTETIKVDVRMVTATNQPLEKLVKEGKFREDLFYRLQVITINMPPLRERVDDIPLLINHFVEMYAEDNFKKIEHVNPEALEMMMHYAWPGNVRELENTIERAIVLADQDAKFITPNLLPKALREAAEKIRS, encoded by the coding sequence ATGAGTAAGAAAACCGGCAATATCCTCGTCGTGGATGACGAGCCGAACATTAGAAGAGTATTGGAAGCCGTGCTGACCAAGGAAGGCCACAAAGTCCTCACCGCCGAAAACGGGCGCAAAGGCAAAGAAGTCCTGCAAAAGAACACTGATGTGGACGTCCTTATCAGCGACCTGATAATGCCCGACATCAACGGCGTCGAACTGCTTGCAGCCGCAAAGGAGATCGTCCCGGGTATATCCGTCCTGATGATTACCGCCCATGGCACCATAAAGAGCGCCGTGGATGCGATGAAACTCGGTGCGCTGGATTATATCCCAAAACCCTTTGACCTCGATGAGATCAAGATCGTGGTCAAAAACGCTCTCGAACGCAGAGGAATGAACCAGGACAGCCGCCCGAGCGCTCCCAGGCATCACACCGGCAAGAAGACCATAAGCAAGATCGACAACATCGTCGGCAGCTCTCCCGCTATGGAAGAAGTCCTCGAAATGATCGACCGGGTGAAGGACAGCCGGGCATCCGTGCTCATACGCGGCGAGAGCGGCACGGGCAAGGAAGGCGTGGCAAGAGCGCTGCACTTCGGTTCGGTTCGTGCTAAAGAGCCGTTCGTGCCGGTGGCATGCGTAGCGCTCTCCGAGCAGCTTTTGCAAAGCGAACTCTTCGGGCATGAGAAGGGATCGTTCACCGGCGCAATCGACCGCAAAAAGGGCCGGTTTGAGACTGCAAACCATGGCACGCTTTTCCTGGATGAGATCGGTGACATACCGCCCACGGTCCAGATGATGCTCCTGAGAGTGCTGCAGGAGCGCGAGTTTGAGCGGGTCGGCGGCACAGAGACTATTAAAGTTGATGTGCGAATGGTCACAGCCACCAACCAGCCTTTGGAGAAACTCGTCAAAGAAGGCAAGTTCAGAGAAGACCTCTTCTACCGGCTGCAGGTCATCACGATAAACATGCCTCCACTGCGAGAGCGTGTCGATGACATACCCCTGCTTATAAACCACTTTGTCGAAATGTACGCCGAAGACAATTTCAAAAAGATCGAACACGTAAACCCGGAAGCGCTCGAGATGATGATGCACTACGCCTGGCCCGGCAACGTACGCGAGCTTGAAAACACCATCGAGCGGGCGATTGTCCTTGCAGACCAGGACGCCAAATTTATCACCCCAAATCTGTTACCCAAAGCGCTGCGCGAAGCAGCCGAAAAAATTCGGAGCTAA
- a CDS encoding SGNH/GDSL hydrolase family protein, producing the protein MTTTKETKNAPLVWLDAATLTIEGKGWTDTESFYDRFPAKAKALVHPDVWGLAQNSAGIVVKFETDSTEIQVRWKLRMERLALTHMPATGASGIDLYVMHNDKLRQLATGFPADIESEANLIWDISSQMREYALYLPLYNGVESVKVGVIAGSKTRKASKRKKDVKPVVVYGSSIVQGGCASRPGMAYPSIISRALDIETINLGFSGAGKCEHEVSDLLVELDPSIFVIDCIPNMAIETVDERIRYLLDKLKTTHPDTPIILMESPGLQNEFICHNDPWNLLQKNDILKSIYQDYVDGWKSEMHYIEGSSLMGDDGEATVDGLHPTDLGFTRMANAVAPILDRIINK; encoded by the coding sequence TTGACTACAACTAAAGAAACAAAAAACGCCCCCCTCGTATGGCTTGACGCCGCCACACTGACTATTGAAGGCAAAGGCTGGACCGACACCGAGAGCTTCTACGACCGCTTCCCGGCCAAAGCAAAAGCACTGGTTCACCCGGACGTCTGGGGTCTTGCGCAAAACAGCGCCGGGATAGTCGTTAAATTTGAGACAGATTCGACTGAGATACAGGTTCGCTGGAAGCTCAGAATGGAGAGACTCGCTCTGACACATATGCCCGCCACAGGTGCAAGCGGTATCGATCTATATGTGATGCATAATGACAAGTTGCGCCAACTGGCAACGGGCTTTCCGGCAGACATCGAAAGCGAAGCCAATCTTATTTGGGACATTTCCAGCCAAATGAGAGAATATGCTCTCTATCTGCCTTTGTATAACGGCGTAGAGTCGGTCAAAGTAGGAGTTATTGCCGGCTCGAAAACCCGGAAAGCTTCCAAGCGCAAGAAAGACGTCAAGCCTGTGGTAGTCTATGGCTCATCCATAGTCCAGGGAGGATGTGCTTCGCGTCCGGGCATGGCCTATCCGTCCATAATTAGCCGGGCACTGGATATTGAGACAATCAATCTAGGTTTTTCAGGCGCCGGCAAGTGCGAACACGAAGTCTCCGACCTGCTTGTGGAGCTCGATCCGTCAATTTTTGTAATCGACTGCATACCCAACATGGCCATCGAGACAGTGGACGAACGAATTCGTTATCTGCTGGATAAGCTCAAAACCACCCACCCCGATACTCCGATTATTTTAATGGAGAGTCCGGGGCTCCAGAATGAGTTCATCTGTCATAACGACCCATGGAATTTACTGCAAAAAAATGATATTCTGAAGAGCATATATCAGGACTATGTAGACGGCTGGAAGAGTGAAATGCACTACATAGAAGGCAGTTCCCTGATGGGTGATGACGGCGAGGCGACAGTAGACGGCTTACATCCTACTGATCTCGGGTTTACTAGGATGGCAAACGCAGTTGCGCCCATACTCGACCGGATAATCAATAAATAA
- a CDS encoding FAD-dependent oxidoreductase → METSKKTYDVIIAGGGPAGMIAAIASARNGADTLLIERSECLGGAATSGLLCNWGAFDNADRRNDFARMRLYEDNQPWPDDLKNEGERIIKGIPEEMLVRMQSIGAASKIPLGYISINPEYLKIIADEMVREAGAEVIYGISALSAEHIDNEWIVGTNSKCGQLAFKARQIIDASGDADLARFAGAEIVKGRESDGAMQPPTLMFRIGNAHVRESDVYLSLGKAFHEATGRGMGCWTPVPLMPGVFSINTIHSPGVDGCSPAEVSHAVENSRREAFELTELFRRHIPGCEDAFLIDTAQNLGIRETVRIVGDYTLTADDVLSARKFPDGICRFAHNVDVHLPDSGVENLRGRGFVSAGSDYHVPYRCLLPKGMEDFQVAGRTISATHFAAGSARVQPCCMAIGQAAGTAAAISVKMGTTPRDLPLDTLINTLIDQGACL, encoded by the coding sequence ATGGAAACTTCCAAAAAAACTTATGATGTCATAATAGCCGGTGGCGGCCCAGCAGGCATGATAGCGGCTATTGCATCTGCAAGGAACGGAGCCGACACACTGCTGATCGAGCGTTCGGAGTGCCTTGGCGGCGCAGCCACGAGCGGGCTGCTTTGCAACTGGGGGGCATTCGACAACGCCGACCGCAGAAACGACTTCGCCCGAATGCGATTGTATGAGGACAACCAGCCCTGGCCGGACGATCTTAAGAACGAGGGTGAGCGCATTATAAAAGGCATCCCCGAAGAGATGCTGGTCCGGATGCAGTCTATCGGCGCGGCGTCGAAAATCCCTCTGGGATACATATCCATTAACCCCGAATATTTGAAGATAATAGCCGACGAAATGGTCAGGGAGGCCGGAGCCGAGGTGATTTACGGCATATCGGCGCTATCGGCTGAGCATATCGACAATGAATGGATTGTTGGTACGAACTCCAAGTGCGGGCAACTAGCGTTCAAGGCCAGACAGATCATAGACGCGTCAGGTGACGCAGATCTGGCTCGTTTCGCCGGAGCCGAAATAGTCAAAGGCAGGGAAAGCGACGGCGCTATGCAGCCGCCTACGCTTATGTTCAGGATAGGCAATGCTCATGTCAGGGAATCGGACGTCTATCTGAGCCTTGGCAAGGCTTTCCATGAGGCTACAGGCCGGGGCATGGGCTGCTGGACTCCTGTTCCGCTGATGCCGGGTGTGTTCAGCATCAATACCATCCACAGCCCAGGCGTAGACGGTTGTTCACCGGCTGAAGTATCGCACGCCGTAGAAAACAGCCGCCGGGAAGCGTTTGAGCTGACTGAGCTATTCCGCCGCCATATACCCGGCTGCGAAGACGCCTTTTTGATAGATACGGCTCAGAACCTGGGTATACGCGAGACCGTGCGGATTGTCGGGGATTATACTCTCACAGCGGATGACGTGCTATCGGCGCGCAAGTTCCCTGACGGTATCTGCAGGTTCGCTCACAATGTAGACGTCCACCTCCCGGATTCGGGTGTAGAAAATCTCAGGGGGAGAGGTTTTGTGTCCGCCGGATCGGACTATCATGTTCCATACAGATGCCTGCTGCCCAAAGGGATGGAGGATTTTCAGGTCGCGGGACGCACTATCTCGGCCACTCATTTTGCAGCCGGAAGCGCCAGGGTCCAGCCCTGCTGCATGGCTATAGGCCAGGCTGCAGGAACCGCAGCGGCGATCTCAGTTAAAATGGGCACGACTCCACGCGACTTGCCGCTGGATACATTGATAAACACACTGATTGACCAGGGAGCCTGTCTCTAA
- a CDS encoding nitronate monooxygenase, producing MTALPALNIGRLKIDPPFILGGMGVRSSDHHLASAVANCGMAGTIASVGLVRSRCKGQAYVDESNKGLIEEIRKSRELSDGVIGVNIMVALTNYDELVKTAVREKVDYIISGAGLPLGLPALAKDSGVCLIPIVSSGRTADIICKRWLGRDKCLPDAIVVEGAYAGGHLGYSLAEVADWNEHSLASICKDVIDVARKYEEQTGKHIPVIAAGGIFDGADIARLFGVGVEGVQMATRFLATNECSLPDNCKQLIINSSEEDMIIIKSPVGMPGRAVRNELVEKVLRGEKQPISCPYHCLRTCNPSEALFCIASALVGAHDGDDKNGLIMGGYNAHRIHEIIPVRQLVDDLVSEASTAFDREVDTQLASSGV from the coding sequence GTGACAGCACTACCGGCCCTCAATATCGGCCGCCTCAAAATAGACCCACCGTTCATACTCGGCGGAATGGGGGTCAGAAGCTCCGACCATCATCTTGCCTCAGCAGTAGCCAATTGCGGCATGGCGGGCACTATTGCAAGTGTCGGCCTGGTGCGCTCCAGGTGTAAGGGGCAGGCGTATGTCGACGAGAGCAACAAGGGCCTGATAGAAGAGATAAGAAAATCGCGCGAACTCTCGGACGGCGTGATCGGCGTCAACATTATGGTCGCCCTGACCAACTATGATGAACTGGTCAAAACAGCCGTACGCGAGAAAGTGGACTATATAATCTCTGGTGCGGGTCTGCCGCTGGGTCTGCCGGCGCTTGCCAAGGACAGCGGGGTCTGCCTGATTCCGATAGTCTCCTCCGGCAGAACGGCTGATATTATCTGCAAACGATGGCTCGGCAGGGATAAGTGTCTGCCGGATGCTATTGTCGTGGAGGGCGCTTATGCGGGCGGCCATCTTGGTTACAGCCTTGCTGAGGTTGCCGACTGGAACGAGCACAGCCTTGCATCAATCTGCAAGGACGTGATTGACGTTGCTCGCAAGTACGAAGAGCAGACAGGCAAGCATATCCCCGTAATTGCCGCAGGCGGAATCTTTGATGGCGCGGACATAGCGCGCCTGTTTGGCGTTGGTGTTGAAGGCGTTCAGATGGCGACCAGGTTCCTTGCCACTAACGAGTGTTCACTGCCCGACAACTGCAAGCAGCTCATTATCAACTCGAGTGAAGAGGATATGATAATTATCAAAAGCCCTGTCGGCATGCCGGGCCGCGCCGTGCGAAACGAGCTGGTCGAGAAGGTCCTCAGGGGCGAAAAGCAGCCTATCTCCTGTCCGTATCACTGTCTGCGAACGTGCAATCCATCCGAAGCGCTGTTTTGCATAGCGTCGGCGCTGGTCGGCGCGCACGATGGAGACGACAAGAACGGGTTGATTATGGGCGGATACAACGCTCACCGCATCCACGAAATAATCCCGGTGCGGCAGTTGGTAGACGACCTGGTCTCGGAGGCAAGCACCGCATTTGATCGTGAGGTCGACACGCAGCTCGCATCGTCAGGAGTTTAG
- a CDS encoding RNA-binding protein — protein sequence MANKSLYVGNMSYSTTESEIRDLFEPYGPIADVRVIGNKGFGFVEIPEENMQAAIDAINGKEVGGRTLTVNEARPKTERSGGGGGRGGYGGGGGRGGSGGFGGGGGRRW from the coding sequence TTGGCCAACAAATCACTTTATGTAGGTAATATGTCCTACTCCACCACGGAGAGCGAAATTCGCGATCTGTTCGAGCCTTATGGCCCGATCGCTGATGTAAGAGTCATCGGCAACAAGGGCTTCGGCTTTGTCGAGATTCCCGAGGAGAATATGCAGGCTGCTATCGATGCCATTAACGGCAAAGAAGTCGGCGGCAGGACCCTCACAGTCAATGAAGCGCGACCCAAGACCGAGCGCAGCGGCGGCGGTGGCGGTCGTGGCGGCTACGGCGGCGGTGGCGGTCGTGGCGGAAGCGGCGGTTTCGGTGGCGGCGGTGGCCGACGCTGGTAA
- a CDS encoding FlxA-like family protein → MSISAVSSSSSSAATTTGTDVQQLQAQIAKLTKQIAKEEKSSDDEKVKQAAIEQLQMQIQQLQMQIQQAQSASSKQSVDLSKAASVDRSVKSSSISISDSQIDALA, encoded by the coding sequence ATGTCGATATCAGCAGTTTCCTCTTCATCGAGTAGCGCAGCGACAACAACAGGCACTGATGTACAGCAGCTTCAGGCACAAATCGCCAAATTGACCAAGCAAATTGCTAAAGAAGAAAAGAGCAGCGATGATGAGAAGGTAAAACAAGCGGCGATTGAACAGTTGCAAATGCAGATTCAGCAACTACAAATGCAAATCCAGCAAGCACAATCGGCAAGTTCCAAACAGAGTGTCGATTTAAGCAAGGCAGCATCGGTTGATCGAAGCGTCAAATCAAGCAGCATCTCGATAAGCGATAGTCAAATTGACGCATTGGCCTAA
- a CDS encoding glycosyltransferase family 39 protein: MKRIAPYILLALLCAVLFAWRVGSTPLIGLDEGLYAECSREMLAGGDYIVPTCNGVLFLDKPPLVYWMQAAGMRVFGVNSLGARLPSILAALILVGFIVYVGSKLYDRRSGIMAGFILASAILTSALARMAVMDQMFALAIALSLGAFVLSYSGKWGRGGYVLFWAAMGISTLIKGPAGMVVICLVVGAFLLMSREKRAVRQAVPLAGVLIFLAICLPWYILVQARTHGAFAGEFFIHQNLQRAMGEDFCHNQPFYFYLPIFVVGFFPWSIFVPLAWMTRVKRANADASLFMAVWMVVVIGVFSLSRSKLASYIYPMFPAAAILVGAMWAEVTASKKLGSVYKYSWVVLGVSVLLAVAFHAGLKYLPEPMPGLSFALTVMGLAIVIGSALSLAMLACRKGWAAFAALCGGMMVFMGAAVLIGLPAAAHKLSTPVVETAYRIAENSSRQDGVVSYRLSHPQPALGFYSERPVLSMSDPEKLSKSIRSGAVSLVVVEKESLNDLPAGGTAVGRAGEFLLYKWQ, encoded by the coding sequence ATGAAACGAATAGCGCCATATATTCTGCTTGCGCTCCTTTGCGCCGTGCTCTTTGCCTGGCGTGTCGGGAGCACTCCATTGATCGGTTTGGACGAAGGCCTTTATGCCGAATGCTCGCGTGAGATGCTGGCCGGCGGTGATTACATAGTGCCCACATGCAACGGCGTGCTCTTTTTGGACAAGCCGCCGCTGGTTTACTGGATGCAGGCTGCCGGTATGCGAGTATTTGGAGTGAACTCACTCGGCGCCAGGCTTCCGTCGATACTTGCTGCGCTGATTCTTGTCGGATTTATCGTATACGTGGGTTCAAAATTGTATGACCGCCGTTCGGGGATTATGGCCGGGTTTATACTGGCGAGCGCAATTCTGACATCGGCTCTGGCGCGCATGGCCGTGATGGACCAGATGTTTGCTCTGGCTATTGCGCTCTCTCTGGGAGCATTTGTGCTCTCGTATTCAGGCAAATGGGGCAGGGGAGGATATGTGCTCTTTTGGGCCGCCATGGGGATATCGACTCTGATCAAGGGACCCGCAGGGATGGTAGTTATCTGCCTGGTTGTCGGAGCATTCTTGCTGATGAGTCGGGAAAAACGCGCGGTCAGGCAGGCTGTGCCTTTGGCTGGCGTATTGATCTTTCTGGCGATATGTCTGCCATGGTATATACTCGTTCAGGCACGCACGCACGGCGCGTTTGCCGGGGAGTTCTTTATACATCAAAACCTGCAGCGCGCGATGGGTGAGGACTTCTGCCATAACCAGCCGTTTTACTTTTACCTGCCTATTTTTGTGGTGGGATTTTTTCCATGGAGTATATTTGTGCCGCTGGCATGGATGACCAGGGTGAAGCGAGCTAATGCGGATGCGTCGTTGTTTATGGCTGTCTGGATGGTTGTGGTGATCGGCGTGTTTTCACTCTCCCGCTCGAAACTGGCCTCATATATTTACCCGATGTTTCCGGCTGCGGCGATACTTGTGGGGGCGATGTGGGCTGAGGTCACCGCGTCCAAAAAACTCGGCAGTGTATACAAGTATTCATGGGTTGTGCTGGGTGTGTCGGTCTTGCTGGCGGTCGCATTTCATGCGGGGCTGAAATATCTGCCCGAGCCAATGCCTGGTCTGAGCTTTGCGCTGACTGTAATGGGTCTTGCTATTGTGATCGGATCGGCTCTTTCACTCGCAATGCTTGCTTGTAGAAAGGGCTGGGCGGCTTTTGCGGCCTTGTGCGGCGGGATGATGGTGTTTATGGGAGCGGCAGTGCTTATAGGGCTTCCCGCTGCAGCCCACAAACTGAGTACGCCTGTGGTTGAGACGGCATATCGCATTGCCGAAAACTCATCGCGGCAGGACGGCGTAGTATCCTACAGGCTCTCGCACCCTCAGCCTGCGCTGGGCTTTTACTCAGAGAGGCCGGTGCTTAGCATGAGTGATCCTGAAAAGCTCAGCAAGTCGATAAGATCAGGCGCAGTTAGTCTGGTTGTGGTTGAAAAAGAAAGCCTGAACGACCTTCCGGCGGGTGGAACAGCCGTAGGTCGTGCAGGCGAGTTTTTGCTGTACAAATGGCAATGA